In Actinomyces radicidentis, one genomic interval encodes:
- a CDS encoding helix-turn-helix domain-containing protein has product MPKSFHPAVRRRLDTIGPSIRTWRRARGLSATEVAERAGVSRPTLRQIERDPSGVSFGNVFAVLSVLGVDASVARAIDPMESEVGRALVLAAMDRGAEQ; this is encoded by the coding sequence ATGCCCAAGAGCTTTCACCCGGCGGTGCGCCGCCGTCTGGACACGATCGGCCCGTCGATTCGCACGTGGCGCCGCGCTAGGGGCCTCAGCGCCACCGAGGTGGCTGAGCGCGCCGGCGTCTCCCGCCCCACCCTCCGCCAGATCGAGAGGGACCCCTCCGGCGTCTCCTTCGGCAACGTCTTCGCCGTCCTGTCGGTCCTCGGCGTCGATGCCTCCGTCGCGCGCGCCATCGACCCGATGGAGTCGGAGGTCGGACGCGCCCTCGTCCTGGCGGCCATGGACCGGGGAGCGGAGCAATGA
- the maeA gene encoding oxaloacetate-decarboxylating malate dehydrogenase: protein MVEANRDRYRFFNDDMQGTGTIVIAAVMAGMKATGQTFADQKLVVFGAGTAGTGTADQITAGMVRDGLTPEEARRRVWLIDRNGLVTDDMEDLPDYQKPYARPAGEVSHWAHEQVNGRSQVGLLETVRRVEPTILIGTSAQHGAFSRPVIEAMSDGVERPIVLPLSNPTERIEAMPQDVIAWSQGKALVATGIPVQPFEYEDTLYRIGQSNNALLFPGLGLGTIISGATTVTDGMLLAAGEAVASQVDPRALGAALLPPVEHLRASSAQVAVAVARQAEKEGVATVHHDNLIQAVQGAMWWPTYPEITETSGPGTSGETETVIAESEPMMPETEDEADDAESADAATPAKGSKSARASKGSRQS, encoded by the coding sequence ATCGTCGAGGCGAACCGAGACCGCTACCGCTTCTTCAACGACGACATGCAGGGCACCGGCACCATCGTCATCGCGGCCGTCATGGCCGGCATGAAGGCCACCGGCCAGACCTTCGCCGACCAGAAGCTCGTCGTCTTCGGCGCGGGCACCGCGGGCACCGGCACGGCCGACCAGATCACCGCTGGCATGGTCCGCGACGGGCTCACCCCGGAGGAGGCTCGCAGGCGCGTCTGGCTCATCGACCGCAACGGCCTCGTCACCGACGATATGGAGGACCTGCCCGACTACCAGAAGCCCTACGCCCGCCCCGCCGGCGAGGTCTCGCACTGGGCCCACGAGCAGGTCAACGGGCGCAGCCAGGTGGGCCTGCTGGAGACGGTGCGCCGCGTGGAGCCGACGATCCTCATCGGCACCTCCGCGCAGCACGGCGCCTTCTCGCGCCCCGTCATCGAGGCGATGAGCGACGGCGTCGAGCGCCCCATCGTCCTGCCGCTGTCCAACCCGACCGAGCGCATCGAGGCCATGCCCCAGGACGTCATCGCCTGGTCCCAGGGCAAGGCCCTCGTCGCCACCGGGATCCCCGTGCAGCCCTTCGAGTACGAGGACACGCTGTACCGCATCGGCCAGAGCAACAACGCGCTCCTCTTCCCGGGCCTGGGTCTCGGGACGATCATCTCCGGCGCGACCACGGTGACCGACGGGATGCTCCTGGCGGCCGGCGAGGCCGTGGCGAGCCAGGTGGACCCGCGGGCGCTGGGCGCCGCGCTGCTGCCGCCGGTCGAGCACCTGCGCGCCTCCTCGGCGCAGGTGGCCGTGGCCGTGGCCCGCCAGGCGGAGAAGGAGGGCGTGGCCACGGTCCACCACGACAACCTCATCCAGGCCGTCCAGGGCGCCATGTGGTGGCCCACCTACCCGGAGATCACAGAGACGTCGGGGCCGGGTACCTCCGGTGAGACGGAGACCGTCATCGCCGAGTCCGAGCCGATGATGCCCGAGACCGAGGACGAGGCGGACGACGCCGAGTCCGCCGACGCCGCGACGCCGGCCAAGGGCTCGAAGAGCGCGCGGGCCTCGAAGGGCTCCAGGCAGTCCTGA
- a CDS encoding MFS transporter, whose translation MPSPAPVTPSRARAGALAVFAVFLLHGLMQGSWVARLPTVRGDLELTPSRIGLILLIGSCGNLTSMPVAGAVIQRFGTRRSLVVASASYAVLITAGCVMVAQGSQLGLVICLYLAQAASGVWTTTFNAASGRAERAVGRPIISRFHAGWSVGTVLAASVTTALDRAGVGLVAHLATVAALVLVANSVLTAWLLPDVDHAERVARLEEALEQAAGEGDDAAAVPADLGAPADDARPLLDAAAEAAADVVPEDPGTGPSVTPVVPPAVPGDAADDVADGSPTAPDGRPAGRASSAPPPAPSGPAPVRLPSAAAAWREPRTILIGLLLLACGLAEGSANDWIALGVTDDFGGGTNTALGTTGLTVFVSFMMLTRFLGTGVIARLGRVRTMRTSLVLASVGLTVFGLSPWLPMALVGIAMWAMGTALAFPLGMSAVSDDPVWMTVRVAVVSTIAYGASLAGPPVLGLIAGWIGYRHALLLIVLVLVPTIWIVPVLAPSTGPASPSEQERPAA comes from the coding sequence ATGCCCTCCCCCGCACCCGTCACGCCGTCGCGCGCCCGTGCCGGCGCGCTCGCCGTCTTCGCCGTCTTCCTCCTCCACGGGCTCATGCAGGGCTCGTGGGTGGCGCGGCTGCCCACGGTGCGCGGGGACCTGGAGCTCACCCCCTCGCGGATCGGCCTCATCCTGCTCATCGGCTCCTGCGGGAACCTCACGTCGATGCCGGTGGCGGGCGCCGTCATCCAGCGCTTCGGGACGCGCCGCTCCCTCGTCGTGGCGAGCGCGAGCTACGCGGTCCTCATCACCGCCGGCTGCGTCATGGTCGCGCAGGGCTCGCAGCTCGGGCTCGTCATCTGCCTCTACCTGGCGCAGGCGGCCTCGGGCGTGTGGACGACGACCTTCAACGCGGCCTCGGGTCGCGCCGAGCGGGCCGTGGGGCGGCCGATCATCTCCCGCTTCCACGCCGGCTGGTCCGTCGGGACGGTGCTGGCGGCCTCGGTCACCACAGCGCTGGACCGAGCGGGCGTCGGGCTCGTCGCGCACCTGGCGACGGTCGCGGCGCTCGTCCTCGTCGCCAACTCGGTGCTCACCGCGTGGCTGCTGCCCGACGTCGACCACGCCGAGCGGGTTGCGCGGCTCGAGGAGGCGCTCGAGCAGGCCGCCGGCGAAGGCGACGACGCGGCCGCGGTCCCGGCCGACCTTGGCGCTCCCGCCGACGACGCCCGGCCCCTCCTGGACGCGGCCGCGGAGGCGGCAGCCGACGTCGTCCCGGAGGACCCGGGCACCGGGCCCTCCGTCACCCCCGTCGTCCCGCCGGCGGTCCCCGGCGACGCGGCGGACGACGTCGCCGACGGCTCCCCCACCGCACCCGACGGCCGCCCGGCCGGCCGAGCGTCGTCAGCGCCACCGCCTGCGCCGTCGGGGCCGGCACCGGTCCGACTCCCCTCGGCGGCCGCCGCCTGGCGCGAGCCCCGGACCATCCTCATCGGCCTGCTGCTCCTGGCCTGCGGACTCGCGGAGGGCAGCGCGAACGACTGGATCGCGCTCGGCGTCACGGACGACTTCGGAGGCGGCACGAACACGGCGCTGGGCACCACGGGCCTCACCGTCTTCGTGTCCTTCATGATGCTCACGCGCTTCCTCGGCACGGGCGTCATCGCCCGCCTGGGCCGCGTCCGCACGATGCGCACGTCCCTCGTCCTGGCGAGCGTCGGCCTCACGGTCTTCGGCCTGTCGCCCTGGCTGCCGATGGCGCTCGTCGGCATCGCCATGTGGGCCATGGGGACGGCCCTCGCCTTCCCGCTCGGCATGAGCGCGGTGAGCGACGACCCGGTGTGGATGACGGTGCGCGTCGCCGTCGTCTCGACGATCGCCTACGGCGCCTCCCTCGCGGGCCCTCCGGTCCTGGGGCTCATCGCCGGGTGGATCGGCTACCGGCACGCGCTCCTGCTCATCGTCCTCGTGCTCGTACCGACCATCTGGATCGTCCCGGTCCTGGCCCCGTCGACCGGGCCGGCGTCGCCGTCGGAGCAGGAGCGTCCAGCCGCCTGA
- the trxA gene encoding thioredoxin, which translates to MATTNITGEQFNETVRGDGITLVDFWASWCGPCQRFAPVYEKASEANEDITFAKVDTEAEQGLASALGISSIPTLMVFRDDVLVYREAGALPGKALDSLIEQVRELDMDEVKAKIAEEQAAKSADAEA; encoded by the coding sequence ATGGCCACCACCAACATCACCGGCGAGCAGTTCAACGAGACCGTCCGCGGCGACGGCATCACCCTCGTCGACTTCTGGGCCTCCTGGTGCGGCCCGTGCCAGCGCTTCGCCCCCGTCTACGAGAAGGCCTCCGAGGCGAACGAGGACATCACCTTCGCCAAGGTCGACACCGAGGCCGAGCAGGGCCTCGCCTCCGCCCTCGGCATCTCCTCGATCCCGACCCTCATGGTCTTCCGCGATGACGTCCTCGTGTACCGCGAGGCCGGAGCCCTCCCGGGCAAGGCCCTCGACTCCCTCATCGAGCAGGTCCGCGAGCTCGACATGGACGAGGTCAAGGCCAAGATCGCCGAGGAGCAGGCCGCCAAGTCCGCCGACGCCGAGGCCTGA
- a CDS encoding macro domain-containing protein — translation MPATAARDNVRLARLTNWFATEAVEAGDVAAFPPPAALAELPPVELRRLLDGLLTIRPPREIPDDDVREELDEMLADESRDRAHEVGDPDALALPTLAQTHGLTGALGEHVALWKGDLTTLRAGAVVNAANSAMLGCRVPGHACIDNVIHAVAGPGLRAECAEYMASREDRPEETGRALLTGGYHLPAEHVLHTVGPIVEGPLTDEHRELLASSYRSILAVAGEAGLDSVGLCSVSTGVFGYPKEEAAPLVLATIEAWLALHPESQMRIVICAFADVDVAVYDKAIRAVAARRGCRTGVR, via the coding sequence ATGCCCGCCACCGCCGCCCGCGACAACGTCCGACTCGCCCGCCTCACCAACTGGTTCGCCACCGAGGCCGTTGAGGCCGGCGACGTCGCCGCCTTCCCGCCCCCCGCCGCCCTCGCCGAGCTGCCCCCGGTCGAGCTGCGCCGTCTCCTCGACGGGCTCCTCACCATCCGCCCGCCCCGCGAGATCCCCGACGACGACGTCCGCGAGGAGCTCGACGAGATGCTCGCCGACGAGTCCCGCGACCGCGCCCACGAGGTCGGCGACCCCGACGCCCTCGCCCTTCCGACGCTCGCCCAGACCCACGGGCTGACCGGTGCGCTCGGCGAGCACGTCGCCCTGTGGAAGGGCGACCTCACGACCCTGCGCGCCGGCGCCGTCGTCAACGCCGCCAACTCCGCCATGCTCGGCTGCCGGGTCCCCGGGCACGCCTGCATCGACAACGTCATCCACGCCGTCGCGGGGCCGGGGCTGCGAGCCGAGTGCGCCGAGTACATGGCCTCGCGCGAGGACCGGCCGGAGGAGACCGGGCGCGCGCTGCTCACCGGCGGATACCACCTGCCCGCCGAGCACGTCCTCCACACTGTCGGGCCGATCGTCGAGGGGCCGCTCACCGACGAGCACCGCGAGCTGCTCGCGAGCTCGTACCGCTCGATCCTGGCGGTCGCGGGGGAGGCCGGGCTGGACTCCGTCGGTCTGTGCTCCGTGTCGACCGGCGTCTTCGGCTACCCCAAGGAGGAGGCGGCGCCGCTCGTTCTCGCCACCATCGAGGCGTGGCTCGCGCTGCACCCGGAGTCGCAGATGCGCATCGTCATCTGCGCCTTCGCGGACGTCGACGTCGCCGTCTACGACAAGGCGATCCGGGCCGTGGCGGCGCGCCGCGGCTGCCGTACGGGGGTGCGCTGA
- a CDS encoding PspC domain-containing protein — protein sequence MSQQYPAGSYSERTESWRSSLPCRSRRRLLAGVCGGLAREWGVSPTLVRLGCLAAALLPGPMWLAYAAAWVLMPAPEGE from the coding sequence ATGAGTCAGCAGTACCCCGCCGGTTCCTACTCCGAGCGCACCGAGTCCTGGCGCAGCAGCCTGCCCTGCCGCTCCCGCCGTCGCCTCCTCGCGGGCGTCTGCGGTGGCCTGGCCCGCGAGTGGGGCGTGAGCCCGACGCTCGTACGCCTGGGCTGCCTCGCCGCCGCCCTCCTGCCGGGCCCCATGTGGCTCGCCTACGCGGCTGCATGGGTCCTCATGCCCGCCCCAGAGGGCGAGTAA
- a CDS encoding glutamate-1-semialdehyde 2,1-aminomutase has product MTSNQQLFDAARAVIPGGVDSPVRAFGSVGGAPAFIDHALAGTVTDAEGHELVDLVGSWGPALLGHTDPDVVDAVVAAARKGLSFGAPTEAETRLAEAVRRRVPVAERLRFVSTGTEATMTAIRLSRGATGRDLVIKFAGCYHGHSDGLLSAAGSGVATGGLPGSAGVPAAIAGQTIVLPYNDVAALEECFAARGSEIAAVITEPAPANMGIVPPAPGFNAAIRRVTAEYGALMIADEVLSGFRVGPAGMWGLEALDGWVDAGATGPLATPAFGEGAVTPTWPRTGLAEGTGWRERAAWIPDLVTFGKVIGGGMPLAALGGRADVMELLAPVGPVYQAGTLSGNPLATAAGIVTLEKADDAVYAAVARRAQQVGDLVSEALTAEGVAHRVQRSGSLFSVMLGEGAAEHGVRDYEEAKAQDVFRFGPFFHAFLEAGVALPPSIFEAWFLSAAHTDEQIERIAAAAPKAAKAAAAATPQA; this is encoded by the coding sequence ATGACCAGCAACCAGCAGCTCTTCGACGCCGCCCGCGCCGTCATCCCCGGCGGCGTCGACTCCCCCGTGCGCGCCTTCGGCAGCGTCGGCGGCGCCCCCGCCTTCATCGACCACGCGCTCGCCGGCACCGTCACCGACGCCGAGGGCCACGAGCTCGTCGACCTCGTCGGCTCCTGGGGCCCCGCCCTCCTCGGTCACACCGACCCCGACGTCGTCGACGCCGTCGTCGCCGCCGCCCGCAAGGGCCTGTCCTTCGGCGCCCCCACCGAGGCCGAGACGCGCCTGGCCGAGGCGGTGCGCCGCCGCGTGCCCGTCGCCGAGCGCCTCCGCTTCGTCTCCACCGGCACCGAGGCGACGATGACGGCCATCCGCCTCTCCCGCGGCGCCACGGGGCGCGACCTCGTCATCAAGTTCGCCGGCTGCTACCACGGCCACTCCGACGGCCTGCTCTCCGCCGCCGGCTCCGGCGTCGCCACCGGCGGACTGCCCGGCTCCGCGGGCGTCCCCGCCGCGATCGCCGGCCAGACGATCGTCCTGCCGTACAACGACGTCGCCGCCCTCGAGGAGTGCTTCGCGGCGCGCGGCTCCGAGATCGCCGCCGTCATCACGGAGCCTGCGCCCGCCAACATGGGCATCGTGCCGCCGGCGCCCGGCTTCAACGCCGCGATCCGCCGCGTCACGGCCGAGTACGGCGCGCTCATGATCGCCGACGAGGTCCTCTCCGGCTTCCGCGTCGGGCCGGCCGGCATGTGGGGGCTGGAGGCCCTGGACGGCTGGGTCGACGCAGGAGCGACCGGTCCGCTCGCCACCCCGGCGTTCGGAGAGGGCGCGGTGACGCCGACCTGGCCGCGCACCGGCCTCGCGGAGGGCACGGGCTGGCGCGAGCGCGCCGCCTGGATCCCGGACCTCGTCACCTTCGGCAAGGTCATCGGCGGCGGGATGCCCCTGGCGGCGCTCGGCGGCCGCGCCGACGTCATGGAGCTCCTCGCCCCGGTCGGCCCCGTGTACCAGGCGGGCACCCTGTCCGGGAACCCGCTCGCGACCGCCGCCGGCATCGTCACGCTCGAGAAGGCCGACGACGCCGTCTACGCCGCCGTCGCCCGCCGCGCCCAGCAGGTCGGCGACCTCGTGTCCGAGGCGCTCACCGCCGAGGGCGTCGCGCACCGCGTGCAGCGCTCCGGGTCGCTCTTCTCCGTCATGCTCGGTGAGGGCGCGGCGGAGCACGGGGTGCGGGACTACGAGGAGGCGAAGGCGCAGGACGTCTTCCGCTTCGGACCCTTCTTCCACGCCTTCCTCGAGGCGGGCGTGGCCCTGCCGCCGAGCATCTTCGAGGCCTGGTTCCTCTCCGCGGCGCACACCGACGAGCAGATCGAGCGGATCGCCGCGGCGGCCCCGAAGGCCGCCAAGGCCGCGGCCGCCGCCACACCGCAGGCCTGA
- the hemB gene encoding porphobilinogen synthase, which produces MSTSHDDALTRLPDAADPSTSPAADFLLSRGIPAPEAPVIRPRRLRTTPAMRALVAETRIDPAQLIYPAFVREGIDEPVAIAAMPGQYQHTLDSLRREAVALAEAGVGAIDLFGVPEVRDAVGSPAWDEDGILNRGLAAVREEVGDALVVCADTCLDEFTSHGHCGLVRPGSADGTGSTDRRAGEVDNDSTLALYQAMAVSQAEAGAHMVSPSGMMDGQITAIRSALDATGHDDVTIMAYSAKYASAYFGPFREAVGSTLKGDRRTYQQDPANRREGVREAMLDVEQGADVVMVKPAGPYLDVLADVAAASPVPVAAYQVSGEYAMVEAAAANGWIDRDRVIMESVLGIVRAGADSVLTYWAREIAERLAH; this is translated from the coding sequence ATGAGCACCAGCCACGACGACGCCCTCACCCGCCTCCCCGACGCCGCCGACCCCTCGACCTCCCCGGCCGCCGACTTCCTCCTCTCCCGCGGCATCCCGGCCCCGGAGGCGCCCGTCATCCGCCCGCGCCGCCTGCGCACCACCCCCGCCATGCGCGCCCTCGTCGCCGAGACGCGGATCGACCCCGCCCAGCTCATCTACCCGGCCTTCGTCCGCGAGGGCATCGACGAGCCCGTCGCCATCGCCGCCATGCCCGGCCAGTACCAGCACACGCTCGACTCGCTGCGCCGCGAGGCGGTCGCGCTCGCCGAGGCCGGCGTCGGCGCCATCGACCTCTTCGGCGTCCCCGAGGTCCGCGACGCCGTCGGCTCCCCGGCGTGGGACGAGGACGGGATCCTCAACCGCGGGCTCGCCGCCGTGCGCGAGGAGGTCGGCGACGCCCTCGTCGTCTGCGCGGACACCTGCCTCGACGAGTTCACGAGCCACGGGCACTGCGGCCTCGTCCGCCCGGGGTCCGCGGACGGCACCGGCAGCACTGACAGGCGCGCGGGCGAGGTCGACAACGACTCCACCCTCGCCCTCTACCAGGCGATGGCCGTCTCCCAGGCGGAGGCCGGCGCCCACATGGTCTCGCCGTCGGGCATGATGGACGGACAGATCACGGCGATCCGCTCCGCCCTCGACGCCACCGGCCACGACGACGTCACGATCATGGCGTACTCCGCGAAGTACGCCTCCGCCTACTTCGGGCCCTTCCGCGAGGCCGTCGGCTCCACCCTCAAGGGCGACCGCCGCACCTACCAGCAGGACCCCGCCAACCGCCGCGAGGGCGTCCGCGAGGCGATGCTCGACGTCGAGCAGGGCGCCGACGTCGTCATGGTGAAGCCCGCCGGCCCGTACCTCGACGTCCTCGCCGACGTCGCCGCGGCGTCGCCGGTCCCCGTGGCCGCCTACCAGGTGAGCGGCGAGTACGCGATGGTCGAGGCGGCGGCCGCGAACGGCTGGATCGACCGCGACCGCGTCATCATGGAGTCCGTCCTCGGGATCGTCCGCGCCGGCGCCGACTCCGTCCTCACCTACTGGGCCCGCGAGATCGCCGAGCGCCTCGCCCACTGA